A single Campylobacter hyointestinalis subsp. hyointestinalis DNA region contains:
- the hisG gene encoding ATP phosphoribosyltransferase, with product MLTVALPKGRIADETLEIFSKIFDDNFEFEDRKLTMKKGNFEFLMVRNQDIPTYVTNGAADIGVVGLDVLEEHQVDVLRLLDLKLGVCKVCIGIKNNDTLDYSKPEIKIATKMPNITRNYFAKKATAVKIIKLYGSIELAPIVGLSDAIVDIVETGTTMKQNGLKVAEAIMDSSAHLISNKNSFIVKREEILSLYHKINAVIN from the coding sequence TTGCTTACAGTAGCTTTACCAAAAGGCAGGATTGCCGATGAAACTTTGGAGATCTTTAGCAAGATCTTTGATGATAACTTTGAATTTGAAGATAGAAAACTCACGATGAAAAAAGGAAATTTTGAGTTTTTAATGGTTAGAAATCAAGATATTCCAACGTACGTTACTAACGGCGCAGCAGATATCGGAGTAGTAGGACTTGACGTTTTAGAAGAACATCAAGTAGACGTACTTCGTCTTTTAGATCTAAAACTAGGAGTTTGTAAGGTTTGCATAGGTATAAAAAATAACGATACGCTAGACTACAGCAAACCAGAGATAAAAATAGCAACAAAAATGCCAAATATCACTAGAAACTATTTTGCAAAAAAAGCAACAGCAGTGAAGATTATAAAACTATATGGCTCCATAGAATTAGCTCCGATAGTTGGACTAAGTGACGCTATAGTCGATATCGTAGAGACTGGAACCACTATGAAACAAAACGGTCTAAAAGTCGCAGAAGCCATAATGGATAGCTCGGCTCATCTCATATCAAATAAAAATAGTTTTATCGTAAAAAGAGAAGAGATATTGTCTTTGTATCATAAGATAAACGCAGTCATCAACTAG
- a CDS encoding type III pantothenate kinase, with protein sequence MLLCDIGNTTATFYKDRKIWNLEIDKFRVWQPDEKVHFINVNDKITDKLNDPMFIDMSEFIKFNTTYIGLGIDRAAACYSINTGLVVDAGSAITMDVMSNGVHLGGLILPGISTTLKALKTISNRLDKPLNSAIDLDCLPQKTTDAISYGTIKPIILLIEELSNDKPIYFTGGDGEFLSRFFKNAIYDRALVFRGIQKAIDENKEIFCLQ encoded by the coding sequence ATGCTTTTATGTGATATAGGAAATACCACTGCCACCTTCTATAAAGATAGAAAGATATGGAATTTAGAGATAGATAAATTTAGGGTCTGGCAGCCTGATGAAAAAGTGCATTTTATAAACGTCAATGACAAGATCACAGATAAATTAAACGATCCTATGTTTATAGATATGAGCGAATTTATTAAATTTAATACGACTTACATAGGGCTTGGTATAGACCGAGCGGCGGCTTGTTATAGTATAAATACTGGTCTTGTAGTAGACGCTGGAAGTGCTATAACTATGGATGTGATGTCAAATGGCGTACATCTTGGAGGATTGATACTTCCAGGAATTTCAACTACGTTAAAAGCCTTAAAAACTATATCTAATAGACTTGATAAACCATTAAACTCAGCCATAGATCTAGACTGCTTGCCTCAAAAAACGACTGACGCTATAAGCTATGGAACTATAAAACCGATCATACTACTCATTGAAGAGCTTTCAAATGACAAACCTATATATTTTACTGGTGGAGACGGCGAGTTTTTATCAAGATTTTTTAAAAATGCCATATACGATAGAGCTTTAGTCTTTCGCGGTATACAAAAAGCCATAGATGAAAATAAGGAGATTTTTTGCTTACAGTAG
- a CDS encoding L-seryl-tRNA selenium transferase, whose amino-acid sequence MKKSLIFTACALLILTGCTTKRQYFEPTEVSKEMSYTNDLPSSIKYTARNGATLEDGEIITKNGLSKNIKLAKNDSFIGEFEGKFIISNLDGTLKVIDNTQTIYERKFNNAIISASIEGQMLAALSSNNTIYLIDINNDSVSLQYTIGDTYAQDSRAAAPVFLNSIIIYPTLDGKIMIVDKAKGAIIRDAVVSSEPFFNNIIFLDIIQDKMFAATATKVMMISPNNTKYYDGQIKDVLLYQNKIFILLKDGNIEVTDLELNSLAKKEFKFAIFSNIIPSGDNLYVFEKTGYLIKTDLDLKNSEVIELNSEIKDKSFAGKRAFYYDDKILEIR is encoded by the coding sequence ATGAAAAAATCACTGATCTTTACAGCTTGTGCTTTGCTAATATTAACCGGTTGTACTACAAAAAGACAATATTTCGAGCCGACTGAAGTTTCAAAAGAGATGAGCTATACAAATGATCTTCCTTCTAGCATAAAATATACAGCAAGAAACGGTGCTACGCTTGAAGACGGTGAAATAATCACAAAAAACGGTCTATCTAAAAATATAAAATTGGCTAAAAATGACAGCTTTATCGGCGAATTCGAAGGTAAATTTATCATCTCAAATTTAGACGGAACGCTTAAAGTCATAGATAATACTCAAACCATATATGAAAGAAAATTCAATAACGCAATCATTTCAGCGTCCATAGAAGGACAGATGCTTGCGGCGCTTAGCTCAAATAACACTATATATCTTATAGATATAAACAATGATAGTGTAAGCTTACAATACACCATCGGCGACACATACGCTCAAGACTCCAGAGCGGCCGCGCCAGTATTTTTAAATTCTATCATCATATATCCTACATTAGATGGAAAAATCATGATAGTAGACAAAGCAAAAGGAGCGATAATAAGAGACGCCGTAGTAAGTAGCGAACCGTTTTTTAACAATATCATTTTCTTAGACATTATCCAAGATAAAATGTTTGCGGCAACTGCTACTAAGGTTATGATGATCAGCCCAAATAATACAAAATATTATGACGGACAGATAAAAGACGTTTTGCTATATCAAAATAAAATATTTATTTTACTAAAAGACGGAAATATCGAAGTTACTGACTTGGAGCTAAATTCTTTAGCGAAAAAAGAGTTTAAGTTTGCTATTTTTTCAAATATCATACCAAGTGGCGACAATTTATATGTATTTGAAAAAACCGGCTATCTTATCAAAACAGATCTAGATCTAAAAAATAGCGAAGTTATAGAGCTAAACTCAGAGATAAAAGATAAGAGTTTTGCTGGAAAACGTGCATTTTATTATGATGATAAGATTTTAGAAATCAGATAA
- the gatC gene encoding Asp-tRNA(Asn)/Glu-tRNA(Gln) amidotransferase subunit GatC: MQIDDKMLEKLEKLSAFTIPEQNRNEFKEQLGKIVDFVEVLNELNLDDIEATISTISGGTPFREDIPNESGVIDTILKFAPKKEDRYFEVPKIIE, from the coding sequence ATGCAAATTGATGATAAAATGCTTGAAAAGCTTGAAAAACTGAGTGCTTTTACGATACCTGAACAAAATCGCAATGAATTTAAAGAGCAATTAGGAAAAATCGTGGATTTTGTCGAAGTGCTAAATGAGTTAAATTTGGACGACATAGAAGCTACGATAAGTACTATTAGCGGTGGAACTCCTTTTAGGGAAGATATCCCAAATGAATCTGGCGTTATCGATACTATACTTAAATTTGCTCCAAAAAAAGAAGATAGATATTTTGAAGTTCCAAAAATCATAGAGTAA
- a CDS encoding type IV pilus twitching motility protein PilT, translating to MSINIEKLLKTLVYNKGSDLHLVARSEPQIRVSGVLRPLQCGILDGDDVENLCYTVLTDAQKSDLEENKELDFSIELPGIGRFRGNCYYTMNGSLAAAFRMIPLEIPSLDDLKAPEIFKDIVRREKGLVLVTGPTGSGKSTTLAAMLNEINLTERKHIITIEDPIEFVHKNKKSLFSHRNIGTDTKTFASALKYALREDPDIILVGDLRDIEAISIAISAAETGHLVFGTLHTNSAIQTVNRIVDSFDESEQAQIRNMLSISLHAVISQVLVPLTSGGRIAIHEILINNPAISNLIRENKIHQIYSQLQLNQQNTGMQTQTQDMERAFKSGLITKDNALRYSTNKQELIGKIGHL from the coding sequence ATGAGTATAAATATAGAAAAGCTTCTAAAAACTTTGGTTTATAACAAAGGTAGTGATCTACATCTAGTCGCTAGAAGCGAACCTCAGATCCGTGTAAGTGGAGTTTTGAGACCTTTACAGTGCGGAATTTTAGATGGAGATGATGTAGAAAATTTATGTTATACGGTGCTTACAGACGCACAAAAAAGCGATCTAGAGGAAAATAAAGAATTAGACTTTTCTATAGAGTTACCTGGCATAGGTCGTTTTAGGGGAAATTGCTATTATACTATGAACGGTAGTTTAGCCGCGGCTTTTCGTATGATTCCTTTAGAAATCCCAAGCTTAGATGATCTAAAAGCTCCTGAGATATTTAAGGATATAGTGAGACGAGAAAAAGGGCTTGTTTTGGTCACAGGACCTACTGGTAGTGGCAAATCAACTACTTTAGCAGCTATGCTAAATGAGATAAACTTAACTGAGAGAAAGCATATCATTACTATAGAAGATCCTATAGAATTTGTTCATAAAAATAAAAAATCTCTCTTTTCTCATAGAAATATAGGAACCGATACAAAGACATTTGCTAGTGCTTTAAAGTACGCTCTTAGGGAAGATCCAGATATTATATTAGTAGGAGATCTGCGCGATATAGAAGCTATATCTATCGCGATATCTGCAGCAGAAACAGGGCATTTGGTATTTGGCACTTTGCATACAAACTCAGCCATACAGACTGTAAATAGGATAGTAGATAGTTTTGATGAGAGCGAGCAAGCTCAGATAAGAAATATGCTTAGTATATCTTTGCATGCTGTCATATCTCAAGTGCTAGTTCCATTAACTAGCGGCGGTAGGATCGCCATACATGAGATACTCATCAATAATCCTGCTATATCAAATTTAATAAGAGAGAATAAAATACATCAAATTTATTCTCAGTTGCAGCTAAATCAGCAAAATACCGGTATGCAAACGCAAACTCAAGATATGGAAAGAGCATTTAAATCAGGGCTTATAACAAAAGATAATGCTCTTAGATACTCGACAAATAAACAAGAATTAATAGGAAAGATAGGGCATTTATAA
- a CDS encoding CvpA family protein: protein MMNLVTWFDIIVIALVVILGIKGLINGFVKEIFGLIGLIGGVVVASRNATLVGGLISDHIYKLNESSSFFFGFLATLVIFWVVCLVAGNLVSKMLTFSGLGFLDRILGFFIGSAKIFLVFAIFAAIISNINILSQKIEPYFDGSKVYPLLLSSGKFIMNVDINQTKQEILDMTGTDNNVSDTNESIKEK, encoded by the coding sequence ATGATGAATTTAGTGACTTGGTTTGACATCATCGTCATAGCTTTAGTTGTGATCCTTGGCATAAAAGGGTTGATAAACGGTTTTGTCAAAGAAATTTTTGGTCTTATAGGTCTTATAGGTGGTGTTGTAGTAGCAAGTAGAAATGCTACTTTAGTAGGCGGTTTGATCAGCGATCATATTTATAAATTAAACGAATCTTCTTCTTTCTTTTTTGGCTTTTTAGCAACGCTCGTTATCTTTTGGGTGGTATGCTTGGTAGCTGGAAATTTAGTCTCAAAAATGCTTACGTTTAGCGGTTTGGGATTTTTAGATAGGATACTTGGATTTTTTATAGGTAGTGCAAAAATATTTTTGGTATTTGCTATATTTGCGGCGATTATTTCAAATATAAATATTCTTAGCCAAAAAATAGAGCCGTATTTCGATGGCAGTAAAGTTTATCCGCTACTTTTATCTAGCGGTAAATTTATAATGAATGTCGATATAAATCAAACCAAACAAGAGATATTAGATATGACTGGTACTGACAATAACGTATCTGATACTAACGAAAGCATAAAGGAGAAATAG
- a CDS encoding Fur family transcriptional regulator: MGVENIEYDTLLERFKKVLRDNALKYTKQREVLLKTLYNNSDHFTPEQLYLYIKDGHPELNLGIATVYRTLNLLEESGMVTSISFGAQGKKFELATKPHHDHMICRSCGRIIEFEDPTIEKRQMIIAKENGFRLTGHMMQLYGVCSACEDKKQKRK, from the coding sequence ATCGGCGTAGAAAATATAGAATACGATACGCTTTTAGAACGTTTCAAGAAAGTTCTAAGAGACAATGCTCTAAAATACACTAAACAAAGAGAAGTTTTACTAAAAACTTTATATAATAATAGCGATCATTTTACTCCTGAGCAGCTTTATTTATATATTAAAGATGGGCATCCGGAGTTAAATTTAGGAATAGCCACTGTATATAGAACCCTAAATTTATTAGAAGAATCAGGAATGGTGACTTCTATAAGTTTTGGGGCTCAAGGTAAAAAATTCGAACTAGCCACAAAGCCTCATCATGACCATATGATATGTAGGAGTTGTGGTCGTATAATAGAATTTGAAGACCCTACTATAGAAAAAAGACAGATGATAATAGCAAAAGAAAACGGTTTCAGACTTACTGGGCATATGATGCAGCTTTATGGCGTCTGTTCGGCTTGCGAAGATAAAAAACAAAAAAGGAAATAA
- the lysS gene encoding lysine--tRNA ligase, whose protein sequence is MFENELEITRLAKADELRKQGINPYPHFLKKDMSIGEFKNKFAYIKDLDTEEKKADEEVTISGRLKLKRVAGKSTFANMEDEDDNIQIYYSLGSIGEEDYTKFKKNLEVGDVVLVTGYAFVTKTGEFSIHASKIVLASKAISPLPEKFHGLTDIEMRYRQRYLDMIMNKDVRSDFCKRSLIVSTIRRFFEDRGFLEVETPMMHPIAGGANAKPFITHHNALDVDRYLKIAPELYLKRLVVGGMEAVFEMNRCFRNEGMDLTHNPEFTSIEFYWAWHNYFEVMDLTEELFATLLDKLNLPKIIEFDGKMIDFSKPFARVNYIDAIVEIGGVSRDIVTNKEKILAKLREDKFEANDKLDLGHLQAELFDNYVEDKLINPTFIVDFPISISPLSRRSDKDSSVAERFELFIAGRELANAFNELNDPIDQYGRFKAQIEAKNAGDDEAHEMDEDYCQALGYAMPPTVGWGLGVDRLVMLLLNKKSIRDVILFPAMKPLKTENQGE, encoded by the coding sequence ATTTTTGAGAATGAATTAGAAATAACAAGGTTAGCTAAGGCTGATGAATTAAGAAAACAAGGCATCAATCCATACCCACATTTTTTGAAAAAAGATATGAGTATCGGCGAGTTTAAAAATAAATTCGCATACATAAAAGATTTGGATACGGAAGAAAAAAAAGCAGACGAAGAAGTAACTATTTCAGGGCGTTTGAAACTCAAAAGAGTAGCTGGAAAATCAACATTTGCAAATATGGAAGACGAAGATGATAATATCCAAATTTATTACTCTTTAGGAAGTATTGGCGAAGAAGATTATACTAAATTTAAAAAAAATCTTGAAGTTGGAGACGTCGTTTTAGTCACAGGTTATGCTTTTGTGACAAAAACAGGCGAGTTTAGTATCCACGCTAGTAAGATAGTATTAGCTAGTAAAGCCATTAGCCCACTTCCAGAGAAATTTCATGGACTTACTGATATCGAGATGAGATATCGCCAAAGATATCTTGATATGATAATGAATAAAGACGTTAGAAGCGACTTTTGTAAGCGTTCGCTCATTGTTAGCACCATAAGAAGATTTTTTGAAGATAGAGGATTTTTAGAGGTCGAAACACCTATGATGCATCCAATTGCAGGCGGCGCAAATGCTAAGCCATTTATCACTCATCATAATGCTCTTGATGTTGATAGATATCTTAAGATCGCACCAGAGCTTTATCTAAAAAGGCTTGTTGTAGGCGGTATGGAAGCGGTGTTTGAGATGAATCGTTGCTTTAGAAACGAAGGTATGGATCTTACTCATAATCCGGAATTTACAAGCATTGAGTTTTACTGGGCGTGGCATAATTATTTTGAAGTTATGGATCTAACAGAAGAGCTTTTTGCTACTTTATTAGATAAACTAAATTTACCTAAAATAATAGAATTTGATGGTAAGATGATAGATTTTTCTAAGCCGTTTGCTAGAGTAAATTATATAGATGCTATAGTAGAAATAGGCGGTGTAAGCAGAGATATCGTAACAAATAAAGAAAAAATTCTAGCCAAACTAAGAGAAGATAAATTTGAAGCAAACGACAAGCTAGATCTTGGACATTTACAAGCCGAGTTGTTTGATAACTATGTAGAAGACAAGCTGATAAATCCAACTTTTATAGTGGATTTTCCTATCTCTATAAGTCCGCTTTCAAGAAGAAGTGATAAAGATAGTAGTGTAGCTGAGAGATTTGAGCTGTTTATTGCTGGACGTGAGCTTGCAAATGCGTTTAATGAGCTAAATGATCCGATAGATCAATATGGAAGATTTAAAGCGCAGATCGAAGCAAAAAATGCAGGCGATGACGAAGCTCACGAGATGGATGAAGACTATTGTCAAGCACTTGGATATGCTATGCCTCCGACTGTAGGTTGGGGACTTGGGGTAGATAGATTGGTTATGCTGTTATTGAACAAAAAATCAATCAGAGATGTTATACTTTTTCCGGCTATGAAACCATTAAAAACAGAAAATCAAGGAGAATAA
- a CDS encoding serine hydroxymethyltransferase → MNLETFDKDIYSLVNKELTRQCDHLEMIASENFTYPEVMEVMGSILTNKYAEGYPGKRYYGGCEFVDEIEQIAIDRCKKLFGCEFANVQPNSGSQANQGVYGAFLKPGDKILGMDLSHGGHLTHGSKVSSSGKTYESFFYGVELDGRINYDKVEEIANITKPKMIVCGASAYAREIDFKRFREIADSVGAYLFADVAHIAGLVVAGEHNSPFPHCHVVSSTTHKTLRGPRGGIIMTNDEEFAKKINSSIFPGIQGGPLMHVIAGKAVGFKHNLSDEWKVYAKQVKANAKKLGEILIKRGYDLVSGGTDNHLVLVSFLNKEFSGKDADIALGNAGITVNKNTVPGETRSPFVTSGIRVGSPALTARGMKEGEFELIANRIADVLDDINNTSKQEKIKAELKDLAHQFIIYDKAMF, encoded by the coding sequence ATGAATTTAGAAACTTTTGACAAAGATATTTACTCTTTAGTAAATAAAGAGCTTACTAGACAATGCGACCATCTTGAGATGATAGCTAGCGAAAACTTCACATATCCAGAAGTTATGGAAGTTATGGGCTCGATCCTTACAAATAAATATGCTGAGGGCTACCCTGGTAAAAGATATTATGGCGGTTGTGAGTTTGTAGATGAGATAGAACAAATAGCTATAGATAGATGTAAAAAACTTTTTGGTTGCGAGTTTGCAAATGTTCAGCCAAATAGCGGTAGTCAAGCAAATCAAGGTGTTTATGGAGCATTTTTAAAACCGGGCGATAAAATCTTAGGTATGGATCTAAGTCATGGCGGACACCTTACTCACGGATCAAAAGTCTCAAGCTCAGGTAAAACTTATGAGAGCTTTTTTTACGGTGTAGAGCTTGATGGACGTATAAATTACGATAAAGTAGAAGAAATAGCAAATATCACAAAACCGAAAATGATAGTTTGTGGTGCTAGCGCTTATGCTAGAGAGATTGACTTTAAAAGATTTAGAGAGATAGCTGATAGCGTTGGAGCATATCTTTTTGCTGATGTTGCCCATATAGCAGGTCTTGTAGTAGCAGGTGAGCACAATAGTCCTTTCCCTCATTGCCATGTTGTCAGCTCTACTACCCACAAAACACTAAGAGGCCCAAGAGGCGGTATCATCATGACAAATGATGAAGAATTTGCTAAAAAAATAAATAGTTCTATATTCCCAGGAATTCAAGGTGGACCGCTTATGCATGTGATCGCAGGTAAAGCAGTCGGATTTAAACACAACTTAAGTGATGAATGGAAAGTTTATGCTAAACAAGTAAAAGCAAACGCTAAAAAACTAGGTGAAATACTTATAAAAAGAGGATATGATCTAGTAAGTGGCGGAACAGACAATCACCTTGTTCTAGTAAGCTTTTTAAATAAAGAATTTAGTGGAAAAGACGCTGATATCGCTCTTGGTAATGCTGGAATAACAGTAAATAAAAATACGGTTCCAGGAGAAACTAGAAGCCCATTTGTAACAAGTGGTATAAGAGTAGGTAGTCCAGCGCTTACTGCAAGAGGTATGAAAGAGGGCGAGTTTGAGCTTATCGCAAACCGTATAGCAGATGTTTTAGATGATATAAATAACACTTCAAAACAAGAAAAAATAAAAGCCGAATTAAAAGATTTAGCTCATCAATTTATCATTTATGATAAGGCAATGTTTTAA
- a CDS encoding DUF1882 domain-containing protein, with amino-acid sequence MQSIDLTLIKMITDHYFIKRDTILQKIEYKGRYFFDKFERINEPLSYGVQKDHEEGKIIAAHSLISKDNKVENIVFDYNGRTPERFWHKAQLLLREEGFINFTAYQSKTPGHLHLYVHKGHTTLSEGYQIANKLSIMLAQKLPKEWRMFPTLDMPIEFNILALPYELYQKERGASWSKHM; translated from the coding sequence ATGCAAAGTATAGATCTTACTTTAATTAAAATGATAACAGATCATTATTTTATAAAACGTGATACAATTTTACAAAAGATAGAGTATAAGGGTCGTTATTTTTTTGATAAATTTGAAAGGATAAATGAACCTCTTAGTTACGGTGTGCAAAAAGATCATGAAGAGGGTAAGATCATAGCTGCCCATTCTTTGATCAGCAAAGACAATAAAGTCGAAAATATAGTTTTTGATTATAACGGCAGAACTCCTGAAAGGTTTTGGCATAAAGCGCAGCTATTACTTAGAGAAGAGGGCTTTATAAATTTTACTGCCTATCAGAGTAAAACTCCTGGGCATTTGCATCTTTATGTGCATAAAGGTCATACTACTTTGAGTGAGGGTTACCAGATAGCAAATAAGTTATCTATAATGCTAGCACAAAAACTGCCTAAAGAGTGGAGAATGTTTCCTACTCTTGATATGCCTATAGAGTTCAATATATTAGCGTTGCCTTATGAGCTATATCAAAAAGAGCGTGGGGCTAGTTGGTCTAAACATATGTAA
- a CDS encoding SPOR domain-containing protein: MEENNGLQDILLDKNDDEKSGKIRKILIGIAALVILFVVILIIMKLLNGSSNNTSEVTNDPNLVLPSEPQLKVESQTTTNNEIFEQVPIASDTSKENFESIVNDYKNNQLGNNNETAPIETKLPEPQVKETPKTDSISKPKAEQAKKTETKKATPKQEATKNVSKEKKSVSKSVPAGKYIQVASISKFSPNNPLIKKIESNGLNYHIYETTVNGKNTIKVLIGPFNDNDISSNMDKIKQNISSNAFIYRVK; this comes from the coding sequence ATGGAAGAAAACAACGGTCTACAAGACATCTTACTAGACAAAAACGATGATGAGAAATCTGGAAAGATAAGAAAGATACTTATAGGTATAGCTGCTTTAGTTATCTTATTTGTAGTTATACTTATAATAATGAAGCTGCTAAATGGATCTTCAAACAATACGAGTGAGGTTACAAATGATCCAAATTTAGTATTGCCTTCTGAACCGCAGCTAAAAGTTGAGTCGCAAACTACAACTAACAATGAGATATTTGAGCAAGTTCCTATAGCTTCTGATACTTCTAAAGAGAACTTTGAGTCTATAGTAAATGATTATAAAAATAATCAGCTTGGAAATAACAATGAAACGGCTCCGATAGAAACAAAGCTTCCAGAACCGCAAGTAAAAGAGACTCCAAAAACAGATAGTATTTCAAAGCCTAAAGCAGAACAAGCTAAAAAAACAGAAACTAAGAAAGCTACACCAAAACAAGAAGCTACTAAAAATGTCTCTAAAGAGAAAAAAAGCGTTAGCAAATCTGTCCCAGCAGGTAAATACATTCAAGTCGCTTCTATCTCTAAATTTAGTCCGAATAATCCTCTTATAAAAAAGATTGAAAGTAATGGGCTAAATTATCACATCTATGAAACGACTGTAAATGGTAAAAATACCATAAAAGTTCTGATAGGTCCTTTTAACGATAATGATATTTCATCAAATATGGATAAGATCAAACAAAATATTTCAAGTAACGCATTTATATACAGAGTTAAATAA
- a CDS encoding shikimate dehydrogenase, with amino-acid sequence MRYFAVFGDPINHSISPRLHNLALQGLGLNGFYGRIHLKDGSKLIEVFNKFKLSGANITIPHKETAFRLCDEADDFANSVGSVNTLVKRNSKIYGFNTDAPGFMMAISEFKAIKSALVIGAGGTSKAISYAMKKSGIDIDILNRSDKSSMFKEYNFYTKENYRLKAYDLVVNTTPAGLLNNDFGIDEKMLSQIFDNSKFAFDVIYNKNTPFLNLATKKGLLCKDGKDMLLYQAVLTFNLFYKNKFDPKIIKKYMSEAFLLR; translated from the coding sequence TTGAGATATTTTGCAGTATTTGGTGATCCTATAAACCATTCTATTTCTCCAAGACTTCATAACCTTGCTTTGCAAGGTTTGGGTCTTAATGGATTTTATGGAAGAATTCATTTAAAAGATGGCTCAAAATTAATAGAAGTTTTTAATAAATTTAAACTCAGCGGAGCAAATATAACAATACCACATAAAGAAACTGCTTTTCGTCTTTGCGATGAAGCAGATGATTTTGCAAATAGTGTTGGCTCGGTAAATACGCTGGTTAAAAGAAATAGTAAGATTTATGGGTTTAATACCGATGCTCCTGGGTTTATGATGGCCATAAGCGAATTTAAAGCTATCAAGTCAGCTCTTGTTATAGGTGCTGGAGGAACATCAAAAGCCATTAGTTATGCTATGAAAAAAAGTGGTATAGATATCGATATATTAAATAGAAGCGATAAGTCTTCCATGTTTAAAGAGTATAATTTTTACACAAAAGAAAATTATCGTTTAAAAGCTTATGATTTGGTAGTAAATACAACACCGGCCGGACTATTAAATAATGATTTTGGGATAGATGAGAAAATGCTAAGCCAAATTTTTGATAATTCTAAATTTGCATTTGATGTTATTTATAATAAAAATACGCCTTTTTTAAATTTAGCAACTAAAAAAGGACTGCTATGCAAAGACGGAAAAGATATGCTTTTATATCAAGCAGTGCTTACTTTTAATCTATTCTACAAAAATAAATTTGATCCTAAAATTATAAAAAAATATATGAGTGAAGCTTTTTTACTCAGATAG
- the recR gene encoding recombination mediator RecR yields the protein MPKLKLEKFDALVSCFEKIPGVGKKSALKYAYSVSLGDSFLGLNLAHTIEDSVRFLRHCAVCGGISENEICNICGSEDRQKEVICIVETPKDILTIEQSDSFDGVYFVFDDVDKIDSLKKMITKNSATEIIFAFTPSINSDGIILYIEDKLKDLSLNFTKIAQGIPTGVSLENVDMLSLTKAIKDRRTI from the coding sequence ATGCCAAAACTAAAGCTTGAAAAATTTGACGCCTTAGTATCGTGCTTTGAAAAAATACCAGGAGTCGGTAAAAAGTCAGCTTTAAAATACGCATACAGCGTGTCGCTTGGGGACTCGTTTTTAGGGCTAAATTTAGCCCATACTATAGAAGATTCCGTGCGCTTTTTAAGACATTGCGCAGTATGCGGAGGAATAAGCGAAAATGAAATTTGCAATATCTGCGGCAGTGAAGATAGACAAAAAGAAGTCATTTGCATAGTAGAGACTCCAAAAGATATACTTACGATAGAGCAATCAGACTCGTTTGATGGAGTGTATTTTGTATTTGACGATGTAGATAAAATAGACTCTCTCAAAAAAATGATAACAAAAAATAGCGCAACCGAGATCATCTTTGCATTTACACCCAGCATAAATAGCGATGGAATAATACTATATATAGAAGACAAATTAAAAGATTTGAGCTTAAACTTTACAAAAATAGCTCAAGGAATTCCAACCGGTGTAAGTCTAGAAAACGTAGATATGCTCTCTTTGACAAAAGCCATAAAAGATAGAAGAACTATCTGA